Below is a genomic region from Pseudomonas extremaustralis.
GAAATCGCCTACAGCTACATCAGCTCCAACCTGAAGTCGTTTGGCGGTGATCCGAAGTTCTTCGACGAAGCCTTCGTACACTTGCACGTTCCCGAAGGCGCTACACCGAAGGACGGCCCGAGTGCCGGCGTGACCATGGCCAGCGCGTTGCTGTCCCTGGCGCGCAACCAGCCGCCGAAGAAAGGCGTGGCCATGACCGGCGAACTGACGTTGACCGGGCATGTACTGCCGATTGGCGGGGTGCGCGAGAAGGTCATCGCGGCGCGGCGCCAGAAGATTCACGAGCTGATCCTGCCGGAACCCAATCGCGGCAGCTTTGAAGAATTGCCGGAATATCTGAAGGAAGGGATGACCGTGCACTTCGCCAAGCGCTTTGCGGATGTGGCGAAGGTGCTGTTCTGATCGTCCTTTAGCGCTTGGGCGGGCGTCATCGCGAGCAAGCCCGCTCCCACACTTGACCGAGTACATCCTTTGGAGTGCGGCCAAAATGTGGGAGCGGGCTTGTTCGCGATGGCGTCCATCGCCCCCTCCTGTCACACCCTGTCGCATCTTCGGTTATGCTCGCCCTTCGTCGCCCAACAACGGAGCTTCCATGACCGCTGCCCGCCTGCTTCTCCCCTTGAGCCTCGCCCTGCTGGCCGCGTGCGCCAGTGCGCCGAAGCAAAACATCACCGTGGACAACCAGAGTGCCTGCCCGCTCCAGCTGAAAACCGGCCAAAACCTGACCCTCACCCTGCCCAGCAATCCCACCACCGGCTACCGCTGGGCGATCCAGGATTCCGCCGGCGGCGTGTTGCGTGGGCTCGGTCCCGAGGTCTATAGCAGCACCGAATCCGGGGTGATCGGCGGCGGTGGCCAGTCCGCGTGGCGCTTCCAGGCCTTCGCGGCCGGTCAGGGCCGTTTGCGCCTGACCTCCCAGCAACCCTGGGAACCGGAAGCCGAACCCGTCGAGGTGTTCGACTGCGCCATTACGGTGAACTGATATGCCCTGGCTGATCCTTGCGTTGATGGGCGCCGGCACCTTTATCTACGGGCTGAGCGTCCACGCGGCGTTACTGTGCCTGTTGGTCAAACCGTTGCCGGTGCTGGCGCTGCTGGGTTGGTTGCATGACGCGCCGCCGAGCGACTATCGACGCTGGATCAGCCTGGGGCTGATTTTCTCCCTGATCGGCGATGTGTTGCTCGCCTGGCCGGGCGACCTGTTTATCTTTGGCCTCGGCGCCTTCCTGTTTGCCCACCTGGCCTATCTCAAAGCCTACTTCAGCGACTGCCGCCGCTTAGCGTTGCTACCGTTGGCGCTGGCGCTGGGCGCCGGCGCGATTCTGCTGAGCATCCTGATCGCCCACGGCCTCGGCGAGTTGCTGATTCCGG
It encodes:
- a CDS encoding protease inhibitor I42 family protein, producing the protein MTAARLLLPLSLALLAACASAPKQNITVDNQSACPLQLKTGQNLTLTLPSNPTTGYRWAIQDSAGGVLRGLGPEVYSSTESGVIGGGGQSAWRFQAFAAGQGRLRLTSQQPWEPEAEPVEVFDCAITVN
- a CDS encoding lysoplasmalogenase codes for the protein MPWLILALMGAGTFIYGLSVHAALLCLLVKPLPVLALLGWLHDAPPSDYRRWISLGLIFSLIGDVLLAWPGDLFIFGLGAFLFAHLAYLKAYFSDCRRLALLPLALALGAGAILLSILIAHGLGELLIPVVVYASVISAMLWRALARLGSKVPKRSALLAAAGALSFVVSDMLIGINRFVVAFEAAPYLLIVTYWLGQWGITASAFGQQRHSLSSVNS